From Pseudorasbora parva isolate DD20220531a chromosome 14, ASM2467924v1, whole genome shotgun sequence:
tttctgcagaataaaaccgagggtaacgcagatatgacgcaattgacaggcgacttcctcaaacgctatgctgaaacgtcccgggtccttagttaaaatggcaattttctcacaatttacaaatagttggaaacatttgagatattgtaagtactcaactgaacaaaatatataacactggcctagtggttttttgatattttactgcaaaaatactacatagtgcaccttttatatgaaaaagcggtgaagtatccctttaaagatgAAAGAATAATGACATGGCTCCCTTCCTCACCTGATCTAAACCCCAATGAGAACTTGTGGgtctgtcttttttttaaatgtcataacattttatttgtaagttGAGTTGTTTGTTTATCATTCTTTAACagatgaaaaaaagaagtgagATGGGGAAAGTTTCGTTTTTCATTTTGTTGCATAATTCTGTACATGAACAGTTGTCCAATAATTGTACACAAATAGATATTCTTCTAAGAAAGCCAAAACCTCACTTTtactttgttttaatgtttgtgAAAATAGtgcataattaaataaaattggcATAAGTATGAGTGCATattaagttataaaaaaaatattatatagataatatttaaaatatatgatatttaatatatatatattttacaaaaaacttCAAGAATATGCACTCATACTTATCCCAAttttatttactatttatttataaattataaattactatttatttataatttataaattaaataatttattagttTCACATGTTAATGTATTAAAATCATTAATTGCAACCAAGCTGatgtttgttttaaaattatttaaattaacacattttattgtatataattttacatatgtAATTAAAATTTGCGTAAACATGAATTTATCTGGGTAATATCTttgtttaaaatgattattcTTTGATACTGAACCACTCTCAAGAATGCAACAACTTCAAAAGATGAccacaagtttaatttgtcaatGTATACAtgtcttttacatcacatgggaAGTGCTACAGGGCTATCACAGCAATGCCTTCAAAAAAAGTTCCTTGGCTttcgagagagaaagagaaagagtgtCTTAAATGAAATCTTGACAGTGAACATTGTTCTCAGTATACAAacataatgcattatataaGGGTAGATAGATACAGATATTTCTATAGCATGATGTCATAGACAGAGCATGCAAGTGGAGACTACCTTGAAACAGACAAATGCCACTGTTTGGAGGCAGCCTTATTTTCAGctatttgaaaaataaacacACCGCACTTTCTGGGTAATAAACAGACTGATCAAAACACTGTGGTATCACTGCTTACTATTGCcataaaaaagagaaagaactTAAGGACACAATTCCTTCAGTTCACAAGCAAAAACCTTTTGACTCCAAGTGCTGAGAAAAGCTTTATAGAACAAAAGAagaatgaacaaaacaaaactgtaattaaaaaaaattctgttccCAGCAGGATGTTTGGTGCATGTAGCAGATGAATTTTGTACCTCTCCTTGAACGTTCATGGTCATGTTGGCAACCACAGCTCTTCTTATTAATGGTGCGCATCAGGGCTCTGTTTTAGGACCGCTCAGTTTTTCAAACATGTCTCTGTCTTTTTCAAACTTGAGAAACAGTTATATTAATTGAAATGCAGTTTTTAATCAATTGCCATCCCTAAATGACATATCTCTATTCATAAATTGCAATTAAACATATATATCATCATATATTATGAAGTGGTTGCATATTATTTGCAGCccccaaattaaaatatttgtatcTTCATAAATATACTATTGAATCCTCTTGAATGCTGTTGATTAATTCTATTTTTTGTCACAGatttttataaaattaattaattgttctgcattaAACCACATTTCTTTTAACATTGTCATATactaatttcatatttttaggTATTTGCAATTTTAAGTCCTGATGAATTGCTTCATCTCACTAAAGTAGAGCAATCATAAAAAGATTTCCCTATGCAAAACTAAAAGATAATTAATTACATGAAAATGAGCATTAAACCACAAATGAGCGCAACATCTGTATGATAATCCACAGGAATTAAAACGAATAACGGTCGTGGTTGTGAATATTTGCCACACGAATCCTGCATGATTTACCCTTGCTCCTCATTAGACACCGACTTGCGGAAGGAGGAAATTAAATGCAGGTTGGAGAATTCGACTGGGATTTGCCACATGAATGTCTAATTGGGTTGGATAGGCGAGTGGAGGATTGTTTGTACGCCCATTTCGTGTTCATCCAGAAATGCTCCAACGCGAGTCAGGAAAACTGTCTTTTCTCGTTGGGGGAGGGGGGGATGTTGCGCTCTCTTTATGGAGGGAGTTTGCAACTAATgaaatgattgtcttgttttttttgtgtgttgctGTAAGAAGAAGCTCCCTAAGTACCAGCTGTCTGTGGGGCTTCCACTTTTAGCTTGGAGACTGTTCTAATTAACAGCTCCACTCTCACGTGCTACATTCGTAATAGAATACTAGCGTACTGCATACTTCTCAGTATATAATACACTGCATACCATTTAAAAATAGAATGTAAAACAATAAGCACAACATTTTTTCAAAAGATAAATAGTAGTATGCCACATTGTTGCGTGTTGAATTAACGAGTATCTTGCGcattttatatgtaattttgTTGTCTTTAACATTGCAGTCCAATAAACGAAGCCATGAAAAATGTTGCAAATAATTGAAGTCATGTGTTATTGTTAAAGTTGCAGTGTAACCGAAATAGCAACAAATCTTTTCTTCCGTATTGTGATTCATTGTACATTCGAATTGCAGAAAAGAAACTAAATATGACATCTTGGTCAAAAATTACAAGGTCAAAAAAATTCAGATTGTTTCGAAAATAGAGCGAATTTCCTTGTCATGCCGACTTTAAACTGTAACTTGAGCACATGGCCAGTATAGTGTTTTTCACATAGTGTTTTTACAGGAAATTTTGGAAAATGTAACACGCAATCTGGGAATTTTATGTGCAACAAGAAAATGTGCACACTCAGCAACATAGTGCCAGATCCGGCCCACTTCTGATAAGCGTGGAATCCACATGTACCAGATGTGGCCTggatctgggccgacactatgttgctgtctgggcAGGATACATACTGCATAAATAATACGTTAGTATGCCACCGCGAACTAAGCCTTTGTCTATCTCTTAAATTTTGGTGACTGGATGGAGCGAAAGGACCGCAAATAAAAGAGCCATGGTTGCCTGCCACGCGTCCATGATTGTGTCATGCTTGGCGCTCTTTGttcatccatccgtctgtctttGTCTGCGTTCAGTACACCACTTCATACACCGTGGCTTTCTTATCCCCAGAACCAGTTACAATATACTTGTCGTCTGGGGACACGTCGCAGCTCAGGACAGACGAGGACTCCTTTGactaaaagagagagagagagagagagagagagagaggagtgaAATCATTTTTGAATCTACACCGAGAACCATCTTGCTCTAAATAAAAGCTCTCTGTCTTCACACAGCtgcactctctctgtcttttcTGCAGCATTTAAAGGTTTAGGATATACAGAACATCTCCGTTTGTTTTCcatggaagaaagaaagtcataggTTTCTGGAacaaacctggaaaatgctggcTCCGTACGGCGTCCTCCATGCATTGAGCAGATTGTCCTTTCCCGTGCTTACAAACCACTTCCCTGAAAGAGAAACAAATAATGTCCTCACCATCTTAAAAtagaatagcatttattttaaatagggtGTAAATAATAAAGGATCATATGAATGTATGGGCAGCACGGAGCAGGCTAGAGACCGCAAGTTTCAAAGTACGGAACAATCTATAGGGACTCTCGTACCGCAGTAGGCGAACTTGAGCGAGAGAACGCAGCTTTCGTGAAGGTGCAGCTGGTATTTGTCTGGTTTGGAGACGTGCAGCACTTCCACATTACTGCTCTCCATCCCCACTGCAAGCCACTCGCCCGTGGGACAGTAACCCAGAGAAAAGATCTGCGTGTGCacataaaaaacactttaataaaaaaaattaaaaaattacttGGGTGGTTGTTAGGGTACTGGTAGGTgtttgttatggtgttgctaagGGGTTTCTAGATTGTTTTGGGGGATTTTAAGGGTGTTTGCTATGTGGTTTCCAGGATGTTCAAAGCGGTTGCCAGGgcattgctagggtgttttgggaGATTGTTAGAACATTTCTATCTTGGATGTCCTGGGCGGTTGCCAGAGGAGTGCTAGGTTGTTGCAATGTAGTTGCTACAATGTTTTGAGTGGTTGCTAGAACAACACTAGCTGGttactagggtgttgctatgtggttttaTAGGATGTTCTGGGTGATTGTCAGGGGATTTTTAGGGTGTTTGCTATGTTGCTAGGGTTTTCAGCGTGGTTACTGGGACATTGTAAGTCGACATTGCTAGCTGGCTGATATGGTGTTATGTGGTTTCCAGGATGTTTTAATTGGTTTCCAGGgtattgctagggtgttgctatgtggttgcttgGGTGTTTTGGTAGGTTGTTAGAACATTTCTATCTCGGATGTCCTGGGCGGTTGCCAAGGGATTGCTAggagttgctaaggtgttcaaACAATACATATTCaaagtggttgctaaggtgttgccaATGTGTTATTTTTCTTTTCATGTACAAACATTCAAATAATATTTTCCCACTGAGCTGCAGTACCTGTGAGGTGAAGTCATGCTGCTGCAGCTGTCGGCCCTCTCTCAGGTCCCAGCAGCGCACTGTGTTGTCCAGACCCCCCGTCCACAGTTTGGTCCCGTCGTTGGAGATATCTATGCAGCTGGCTCCGTCTGTGTGGCCTTGGAACTGCCTGAGGAGGGCGACACAAGAACATCACATGACCTCAGGAATAACAGCGCCGTCTATCTCACCAGCAGGAGTCTTTAATACCTGACGAGCGTCTGGTTGTGCAGGTCCCAGACTACGATGTTTCCATCACTGCAGCAGGAGAAGCAGACCTTGTTGTCGGGACTGATGGCCAGAGCGTAGCAGGCGGGAGCCGAGGACGTCAATTCGGCTTTGATGCGTGGAGTGGGCGTGGCCAAGTCCCAGATGGACAGTGTGCTGGCTTCACCTCCGACTATCAAGGTCCGCCCATCTGGGAGAATCTTACACGATCGGATGTAGTTgtctcgattctgattggatgaaAGGATAGACGTTATTTAGTCCAACTATGATGTCAAATACCAACTATAAGGAGAGTTTCACATGACGAGATCTCACCAAACAGTCCAGTTGGGCCATCGGGCTCTTGCTGCCCGGTTGGCTGATGTCCCAGACTTTGACGCAGCCTTTCCCACCGGTGTAGACGTGACGCGTGGAAGTGCTGATGGTGACGGCACACACCACCTCTCCATGACTGAGGGTGTGGATCTGACGGGCGTGGCGCGGGATGCCAGGGCCGAGTAGGGCGTCTGGAGGGAAGGGCACCGGCTGCATTTGACCATCTGCGCTCACGTGGAACGAGTAAGCACTGGGGGTGGGAATTAGGTGGACGTTAAAATGGTAgttaaccccccaaaaaattaaaGTTCTACTTTCATTTTTCTGCGGAATACAAAAAAAGAGattgtttttgtccatacaatgactttggaccccattgactttcactggatggacaaaaatgctgagTTTATGTCTAAAGGTCAGTTAGAGGGTGGAAAATAggcataaaaacaaaattacgaCTGTTTTTGGTTTAGTAAACTGCGACTAACATTGTAAGTGGTCTTTAAGGGACAAAAATTAAATGCTAAAAggacttatttaaaaaaagaatacagGTTGATTCAACCCTTAAGTACTTAAGAAGCTTGACAACATAATTATGAgaagtttgcatgtttttgtaTGTGTCATTCAGTGGGTGCAGCAATAATTTTGCTGCCTTAAGGATGTTTGCCTGAATTCAAGTGTTTTTCTCGCCGTAGCTGTCAGCGGGGGACTTGAGAGGGGATTGTATTACAAGCACGGCAAACAAAAGCAGCACAATTTTGGACTAATAGTTGATATGCTGGCCATTGCTGTGCAACTCCATTTCAAAACAGAGGGAGGTAAAAGAAAGAGGAGAAACTCACGGCTTGCCACCTGTAGAGCCAGGCAGCGAGGAGGACAGGCCGGAGGTCCTAAGATGTGAACGTGATTCATACGCTACCTGCAAAATAAAGTATTCAAGGTTAAAGTGCTTTTTTTGTACACTTTTGTCAACTGTAAGAGATTCAGAATCCCAGTTACCATAGGGCTGCGTGTGTAGGCACTAGCTGCAGCACTGATTTGTGGTGAGAGGGTGAGCGAGCCTCCGAACCCGCCTGGGCTGGCCAGCTCTCCGTTAAGCCCTGCGTGGGATACCACCCCGAAATGAGCCGGGTAAGAACCAGGCGTCATAGTCAAGGGACTCCGCAGAGCTACAGAACACACAATTAAACAATTGTTTTCATTGAACTGTGTTTGCTATAAACGCAAACAGACGACGTCTTACCCAGAGGGTCTGCCGAGGAGGCGGCTTTGTTGACCAGGCGTAAACAGGAAGTGCTGGGCCCGGGTGGACCAGGGGTGAGAGGGTCATGGTGAGAGGGAGAGGAACTGCCTGATTTAGAAGAGGGTGACTGAGATTTTTCTGTCTGCCAATAGAACCAAGAGACAGATGCTATTATTTGTTATAATATTGAATAACATACAGTAACACTGATACGCACCTCAGATATCAATGGAATATAAATGAAACTATATCagaattttgacattttttaaactgatattcagggtatgtttacataATACCCTTTTCAACTGAAAACTGTGTTTTGGCCATTCATTTACATGATAACAGCATTTTGGGTGcctgaaaacaaaacaatttgaAAATTGGTTACAAAGTGCAAGGTTTTGAAACCGATGTCTTTACCGTCTccatgtaaacaacaaaaacgtgaattcgtaaaaaaaacaaaaaaacaacaacaacatacgCATTACACGTTCACGCCACTGATCTGGGTTCACGCATGCATGTTACACATTCGCGGGCTGTTTCTTGACAAAGTGACATCGCCACCACTACTGGCTTGGAATGCACAATACAGCCTATTTAGTCATTTTCACAGATCTGCATGATTGGGGATCGTTTTGAAAATGTTGTTGTCTGTTTTTAGTGCATCGCTGTTGTGTAAACATACCctcaatttattattataactctTTACCCGCCATTGACGTAAATTTCCGTCATTCATGAGAGAGCGATTCCCAGCCATTGATGGAATTTTCGGCTTTCCATATTTTCACTATTAAACGGTAGGGGGCGTAAAGgcgatttttgcatttttttgttcaaaatgtaagtttttatgaaacttactcatattcaagtgttgttaaaaaaaagaatgcattaagctagaataaaattagtttttgagtttaaaagcagagggtctgtgttctttgatatattgcatgttcagatattcatataGCAAAATATTATGGGGGCcatgaaaattgtcaaaaatgctagcggtggctggcaacttttttaaaaacactggcgaagaaagagagagaaatagctaaaattaagtaaatatatacaaattttctttttttatttctagaaaacacatttatcaatacaaatcaaccaatcaatcaatcaatcaactttatttatatagcgcttttacaatgacgattgtttcaaagcagcttcacagtgttaaacaggacaatactgcaacaaaatttgattttgctgtacagtcgttctggagaaaaaaagtgatgttatcagcttattttaatttatcttagagcgacaatgttggcagatcagtatcatagtttatagaattaaataagacctaattaattaattttatttgtatatttagttgaataatttggatcataattttagtgtccccaactgagcaagccaagccaaaggcgacagtggcaaggaaccaaaactccatcagggcatgatggagaaaaataaaccttgggagaaaccagactcagccggggtgccagttctcctctggcctattaacacgctgtgtatgattattattctggcaaccttacaggtcaaaAATCATTTTAGATTGGAAAATTtaaaatttctgggtatcacgcaagagacaggtttatttaggatgccgcgtcaattacacaagagtatgaatacttgaaagatcggagttattgcgccggagacgggtttattgaggatgatgtgccagtgaggcaaattcaaaCCAACATTTTCTTTGTCCCAAACTAGCTAACCCCTAGCTTTAGGCTAAATCTGCAAACCTAGTTTTCACAATAGTTAGAAAGTAGAAGTAGAGAGTAAACCAGTCCAGTTCAAATAATAATTTAGCATGACTGCCTGATATAGAGTCAACATTACAACATTTAAAAGGTTAAGTTTTATTGTTTAACCCCTTCACACACGAGTTTAAAATATCCTAGCTACAGGGATCGCTTTGACAACGTTGTCGTCTGTTTTAACGTGAGTTTTTTAAGGAGAATGTTATTTTAGAACGTatcactttattattattattattattattataataaatctaTCTAGCAATCACGCTAGCTGATCTATAACGCGGGAGAGGTGTTGCCATGTTAGTTTGCACTGAAATTCAGAGAATCGTATCTGTCGGATTTACAACATGTCAATACATCCACGTCTCCCGAAATACATGAAAGAAAATGGCCAGGAACTGAGAGAACAATAGAGTACATTTTATAGTTACCTAATATGAACATTCCCTGAACATTCTaatcacaccggtgtgattGTACAATTCAAAGGGTTTCGAATTTTTTAGACTCCACAACGGTTGCCAAGCACCAATGGAACACGCCCATAGTAAATGTGATGTAATGTGGGAAGACTGTAAATTCTAGCATATTAGGAATCAAAGACGAGTGTTCGTACTTGTGTCGTGTCCTTGTTTTTGCCAGGGGGTGGGCTGTGTGGTGGGGAGGCCGGTGGGGGACTTGGGGATCCTGGGAGCTCTTTCCTCAGGCTTGGGGCTCGGTCCAATCCATTCCCATGAGGAGACAGAGGGGCACTGCCTATGGGAGAGGAGGGCTCCTGGAAACAGTGAAGGCGTTAAGGAGCGTCAACAGCCTCAGTGCATTTTGCTTTAGTTCTGATATGTGAATTTTCTTTTTACGTTTTAGATGTTGAGGCACAGGTTAATAGGGTTTGTTCAAAATAACATTGATGCTTGCCTTTATTAATCTTTATTAACCTGGAGTTCAACGAAACAAGGTCTCATCCATTTACTTTAAATTCTCGTTATGCCATCCCGTGTTTACTCAACAGTAAATGGCACCGCAGTGCTGAGAGGTCCTTGTTTAATCCTTGGTGTGGGATATTGCAGGAATTCAGATCATGTTTTTTAAACGTGTTAATTATGCAGCGGGGTCACTTAATGATTATAAAAGCATAGCGCTGGCTCCAGACGCTCTGCAGCTGAAAACAATCCTGATTTGCCAGTGTGATATTATCAGCAATTACTGAATGAATGCAGTTTAATAAATATGAGTGATGTTCAATATTTATCTAGTAATTTAGAAACAGAGGTGTAACATTGAAAACATTATACATTGAAATGGATGCCAATTGcatagaaataataataaagatgaGTTTTACAGGataaaaatacatatacatCATGATGATTAAAATGAGTGAAAGACTACAATGCGATAGCGTGTTATGTGTGTTGTAGCATGGTTGCTGTGCGGTCTGGCCCAAGTATTTATGATATTATAGTGTCCAGCAATGGCttggtttaatattcacaggcATAGAACGTTATTGCATTTTGATTAATATTTATGAAGGCTAACTGTTTTGAAGGAACTGATGAATTGTGCAAAATAAGACCAGGATAGTCTTATATTGGGTCAATTTTGATGTGGAAtgagaaaagaaaacaaatgaatGTGGTAAATTGACAATCTTAGTtacatgttattttgttttaaattaacattttattatgtagatttttggtttgtttattcatttattttggtttggtttgttaTTGATTTGTTTCGGATTGGTATGTAAATTCTGTAATTATGAATTTGCCTACCATCTGAACCTAAAGTATCACCATCATAAGACAATATGAACCATAATTGTTATATACAGCAATAAACAATATCTCAACTAAACTTACTTTTTGTAACATCTattcagtattttatttttaccctAATAATGTCTTCATCTTAGTTTGGCAGCAAATCTTGATACAtacaaatcattttatttattaattagcatattatttaattaattgtattacatttttcattgatTGACAGAACTACTGTACGTACAGACTTTCACTGATGTTAATTTAGCAGTGCGTGAAAACTGACCTCATTTGAGACATCTACTACAAGATTGTCTTCGCTCTTGTCTCCATCACTGTCCTAGAAGAAAACAGGCAGGAGAAAGATGGTGTTAGTCGACACACAGGCACAAAAATATATACCCCTATGGGATATTTATCAGGTACATGAACAATATTGCAGTGTCCTTTTCCTGCTCCTTCCGCTCCCCTCCCTTTGTGTCTAATTTCACCAATCACAGTAGGGGAGACTCCCCCACCACCTTGTCCATTGCTCTCACACAGCTCACACTCATCTCACTCTCTTCTTTCGCCCATCTCTGGGAATCAGGGGTTGACAACGCACTTAGTTACCATGGCAACAGGGCTTTGATGTGATCATGGTCTGATGTTCCTATTGCCATCATCCTATAGTGACATCATCCTCCTAATTAGACCCGTCCGGATGGTCACATCCAACATGTGTGCATTCGGTAAAAGCATTGTTGAGCATAATGacctatattaaaatattatagtagaaaaaatattttgcttACATATTAGGcatacatttttactttcatataatataattaatataatataatataatatactgtaatacaatatataatattaaataatataattatagaaatgtacatatttttataataaaatatagttgtattaattattttaaaattatatttatcattttatttatttattataatagtaatattatataatatatatttagtaAACGCATTGTTgagcataattaaaaaaatatagtatAAAAAAGATTTGACCTAAACATTAGGCATaagtttaatataatataattaacataatatgatataatatacgaatattatatacatttatatttttttcatattaaaatataG
This genomic window contains:
- the tle2b gene encoding transducin-like enhancer protein 4 isoform X1 yields the protein MYPQGRHPVPLQPGQSFKFTVLETLDRIKEEFQFLQAQYHSLKLECEKLASEKTEMQRHYIMYYEMSYGLNIEMHKQAEIVKRLSAICAQIIPFLSQEHQQQVVQAVERAKQVTMAELNAIIGQQQLQHLSHHTPGIPLTPHPSGLSLGGTSGLLALTGALGVSAHLANKDERNHLDPEHLREGAPSRSKSVSSTDSQAAEDRQGPSGVYPSQASSDAKRRRCDEKDVLPSHYDSDGDKSEDNLVVDVSNEEPSSPIGSAPLSPHGNGLDRAPSLRKELPGSPSPPPASPPHSPPPGKNKDTTQTEKSQSPSSKSGSSSPSHHDPLTPGPPGPSTSCLRLVNKAASSADPLALRSPLTMTPGSYPAHFGVVSHAGLNGELASPGGFGGSLTLSPQISAAASAYTRSPMVAYESRSHLRTSGLSSSLPGSTGGKPAYSFHVSADGQMQPVPFPPDALLGPGIPRHARQIHTLSHGEVVCAVTISTSTRHVYTGGKGCVKVWDISQPGSKSPMAQLDCLNRDNYIRSCKILPDGRTLIVGGEASTLSIWDLATPTPRIKAELTSSAPACYALAISPDNKVCFSCCSDGNIVVWDLHNQTLVRQFQGHTDGASCIDISNDGTKLWTGGLDNTVRCWDLREGRQLQQHDFTSQIFSLGYCPTGEWLAVGMESSNVEVLHVSKPDKYQLHLHESCVLSLKFAYCGKWFVSTGKDNLLNAWRTPYGASIFQSKESSSVLSCDVSPDDKYIVTGSGDKKATVYEVVY
- the tle2b gene encoding transducin-like enhancer protein 4 isoform X2, which encodes MYPQGRHPVPLQPGQSFKFTVLETLDRIKEEFQFLQAQYHSLKLECEKLASEKTEMQRHYIMYYEMSYGLNIEMHKQAEIVKRLSAICAQIIPFLSQEHQQQVVQAVERAKQVTMAELNAIIGQQLQHLSHHTPGIPLTPHPSGLSLGGTSGLLALTGALGVSAHLANKDERNHLDPEHLREGAPSRSKSVSSTDSQAAEDRQGPSGVYPSQASSDAKRRRCDEKDVLPSHYDSDGDKSEDNLVVDVSNEEPSSPIGSAPLSPHGNGLDRAPSLRKELPGSPSPPPASPPHSPPPGKNKDTTQTEKSQSPSSKSGSSSPSHHDPLTPGPPGPSTSCLRLVNKAASSADPLALRSPLTMTPGSYPAHFGVVSHAGLNGELASPGGFGGSLTLSPQISAAASAYTRSPMVAYESRSHLRTSGLSSSLPGSTGGKPAYSFHVSADGQMQPVPFPPDALLGPGIPRHARQIHTLSHGEVVCAVTISTSTRHVYTGGKGCVKVWDISQPGSKSPMAQLDCLNRDNYIRSCKILPDGRTLIVGGEASTLSIWDLATPTPRIKAELTSSAPACYALAISPDNKVCFSCCSDGNIVVWDLHNQTLVRQFQGHTDGASCIDISNDGTKLWTGGLDNTVRCWDLREGRQLQQHDFTSQIFSLGYCPTGEWLAVGMESSNVEVLHVSKPDKYQLHLHESCVLSLKFAYCGKWFVSTGKDNLLNAWRTPYGASIFQSKESSSVLSCDVSPDDKYIVTGSGDKKATVYEVVY